The following are from one region of the Lacinutrix sp. Bg11-31 genome:
- a CDS encoding endonuclease/exonuclease/phosphatase family protein has product MITFLNKYKAYILGVYAFLLLIHFFLKDYIFPLSILFYATPIILIILYGIFTAVVFQKNKKHFYSLIVVLCFLTFHFFSKAYYLPKIRTNDVKNNSVLFWNIAKNKSGFPLDIISKKIEEFPINILTFVEADNISSEEFEVIRKKFKLYSFQKLKGNMIVGVKGSIKSVNYQTKKKRFKYNYITAVVNDKTIKLLIADVYASLFYSKAETLKTIIDFSETHEVDFILGDFNTPYESIHFNNYKNNYTSLRDYSDGFTATWPFGIPLLELDQIWVGKSIYASRLNKYNYSFSDHQLLIAEYLKLN; this is encoded by the coding sequence TATTTTCCCGCTAAGCATTCTGTTTTATGCTACTCCAATAATACTTATAATCCTTTATGGCATTTTCACAGCTGTAGTATTTCAAAAAAACAAAAAACACTTCTATAGCTTGATAGTTGTTTTGTGCTTTTTAACTTTTCACTTCTTTTCTAAAGCTTATTATTTACCAAAAATTAGAACTAACGATGTAAAAAACAATTCTGTTCTATTCTGGAATATTGCTAAAAACAAAAGTGGTTTTCCTTTAGATATTATTTCAAAAAAGATAGAAGAATTCCCTATCAACATTCTAACTTTTGTTGAAGCAGATAATATTTCGAGTGAGGAATTTGAGGTAATAAGAAAAAAATTTAAACTATATTCTTTTCAAAAACTAAAAGGAAACATGATTGTTGGTGTAAAAGGAAGCATTAAATCTGTTAATTACCAAACAAAAAAGAAACGCTTTAAATATAATTATATAACTGCAGTTGTAAACGATAAGACTATAAAACTTCTTATTGCAGATGTTTATGCGAGTCTGTTTTACAGCAAAGCTGAAACCTTAAAAACTATAATAGATTTTTCTGAAACACATGAAGTAGATTTCATTCTAGGCGATTTCAATACACCTTACGAAAGTATTCACTTTAATAACTACAAAAACAACTACACAAGTTTGCGCGATTATTCTGATGGATTTACTGCTACATGGCCATTTGGCATTCCTTTATTGGAGTTAGACCAAATATGGGTTGGTAAATCTATTTACGCTTCTAGATTAAATAAGTATAATTATAGTTTCTCAGATCATCAACTTTTAATTGCTGAATATCTTAAACTTAATTAA